CCGGTCCTAAGCGCCAGCTTAACTGCGCGTGAGGTGACATTAGTCCGCTACGCGAAAGGGAATCGGGCTAACATTCCCGAGCCGGGTCGTGGATACTGGGTGGCAACACAAGTGAACTTCTTGACGTAGGCGTGGGTCCCGGGAAGCGTTATCTTTGCTTTTTAACAGACATTAGTACCCTGGAATCAGATTATCTGGCGATAGGGACTAACTCCTGGAATAGCATCTCGACTTTCGGGGTGTCCGGTGCGCCCTCGACTGCCCTTGAAAAAAGAAGGGAACATTGTTATTCGCACCCCCGTCCGTACCTATATCCGCATCAGGTCTCCAGGGTTAGCAGCCTCTGGTCGATAGAATAAGGTAGATAAGGGAAGTCGGCAAAATGGATCCGTAACTTCGGGACAAGGATTGGCTCTGAGGGCCGGGCAGCATGGGGCCTTTGGCGTTCCTCTTAGGTCTTTGATTAGCTGGTTATTCGCGAGGGTTTCCGGATTTTCTTGGACTTTTGAGGATTTGCTTTTGGTTGGATTTTTTCCTTCCCGGCTGTAGTGAACGGCTAACTCAGAACTGGAGCGGACAAGGGGAATCCGactgtttaattaaaacatagcATTGCGATGGCTTGAAAAGGTGTTGACGCAATGTGATTTCTGCCCAGTGCTCTGAATGTCAAAGTGATGAAATTCAACCAAGCGCGGGTAAACGGCGGGAGTAACTATGACTCTCTTAAGGTAGCCAAATGCCTCGTCATCTAATTAGTGACGCGCATGAATGGATTAACGAGATTCCCACTGTCCCTATCTATTATCTAGCGAAACCACAGCCAAGGGAACGGGCTTGGCAAAATCAGCGGGGAAAGAAGACCCTGTTGAGCTTCACTCTAGTCCGGCTTTGTGAAACGACTTGAGGGGTGTAGGATAAGTGGGAGCTTCGGCGTCAGTGAAATACCACTACtcttgatgttgttttacTTATTCCGTAATATTAAGACTCTGCTTTTGCagtgtttttgttttaaggTCCTTGACTGATTAACGCGGAAGACATAGCCAGGTGGGGAGTTTGGCTGGGGCGGTACATCTGTTAAAAGATAACACAGGTGTCCTAAGGCGAACTCAATGAGGACAGAAATCTCATGTAGACCAAAAGGGGAAAAGTTCGCTTGATTTTGATTTTCagtacaaatacaaactgTGAAAGCATGGCCTATCGATCCTTTGagtctgtaaaatatacagcTAGAGGTGTCAGAAAAGTTACCACAGGGATAACTGGCTTGTGGCAGCCAAGCGTTCATAGCGACGTTGCTTTTTGATCCTTCGATGTCGGCTCTTCCTATCATTGAGATGCAGAAGTCTCAAAGTGTCGGATTGTTCACCCGCTAATAGGGAACGTGAGCTGGGTTTAGACCGTCGTGAGACAGGTTAGTTTTACCCTACTGATGACTTGACGTTGTGACAGTAATCCAATTTAGTACGAGAGGAACAGTTGGTTCGGATACTTGGTTAATGCAGCTAGTTGAAAAGCTAGTGCTGCGAAGCTACCATCCGTTGGATAATGACTGAACGCCTCTAAGTCAGAATCCATGCTGAATATCAACGTTTTTCACCGCTTCTGGTGTTTTCGTAACACTATATGCAGGTTTTACCTCATTTCCTTTGCAGCTCTGCTGATATCACAATTCCTAACTTCAGAAGCGATACATCCATTGCAGACGACTTTGACGCACCCGGGTATTGTAAGCGCGAGAGTAGGCTTGTCTTACGATCCGCTGAGATTCAGCCCGCGGTGTTCGATGTGTTTACCTTTTCTTGTTGTTCCGGGTTAACACTTTTTTTGCAGTTGGTGGTATTTGCctgtttttcattataCTGGTACTTAGCACTCGACTAGCATAGAGTGTGGCAGTGTTTACGGTTGGCACATTTTGCTATTGTATGTATAACACACACCTCGTATTAGCAGTGTGTGCAACCACAGTGCCAATAACACACAGCTACTAGAGTATGTGACGCCATAATACCTAACGTACGCCATAACCGATAACATACATAGTTATCTATCTAGCAAACGGCCAGGCAACTGGCACGCCTTGAGTATTTACGCTGCGTAAATGCTCGGGGCTTTTtccttaattttttaacattcaCAGTACACGCGTAGTAATACATGGATtatataagtgtgtgtaattAATAGCGGGTACGACATCACTTTGGAGTGTAGGCGGGAAAGAGTAAAGATGTGCGTGGGCAACAGGACTTACATGAAGTTGAGAGCAGGCGAATCAGAGTTAAATGAAAAGCAAAACAACACACACAGTGAAAATAGTGGAATCAACCAGTTAATGgatacatataaataccGTCTACTGTAGGAAAGTAAATAGGcaacataataaaaaagggCAATGACCAACAAATtgatatacacacacagtttaaaatactgtTGGCGTAGGTCAAGTGTGCTTGAGAAATTAAGGGAACGTGATTAGCAATCTCAGACTTTAGGGCAATTAACCCTATTTAGTAGTTATAATCGATGTGGAATCTTTTTTATACTTCCCAAAGTCTTTAAAGATTAAACGAAACCgtcaataaaaatatggaatctaGCATTTCCTAGGTACACATGCTCCCCATATATCACATTTACTACGTCTCCGGCATATTAAGATTTTAACCTTATATTATTGCTAAATCCATATAATTCACACAATGATAGACAAGAGTAAGATAGATTCCATGCCCAATTCAACGGAAGTCATCTGTATGGTGGATAAAGATGATAAAGAGGTTGGAAGCTGCACAAGAAAGGAAATGGTATTAGCTCTAGACTTTACATAccatatttacatatttattattttatgttttatatttttttacccATTTAACCGGAAATTTACGAAGATTAACACtcattatttacttttagaGACTTTACAACGAATGGCATCGGATATCCTCAACCGTTTTACTGTCTAATCCTGAAGATCCtcacatattttatcacATTCGTGATCTTTCCAAGGAATACTGTCCTGGATATGTAGATATAGCTTTTGGCGGAGTGGTCTCCGTACGTTTTAGCCCTTTACACCATTATCGCCAGCTTTTCACTATATATAACTTTTTAGGTCGGTGAATCATACCTTGAAAACGCGCTCCGTGAAGTCCATGAAGAGTGCGGTTTGCCCTTGTCAGAGGACAATGTTGTTGAAATTGGCTATTTTCCAAGAGAGGACGATTTAGTCAAATGTCACTATAAAGTTTTTGTAAGTCCCTCGTCACCTTACTATATACTCTGGCATATCTTTTAGGCCATATACAGCTATTCAAAGCCCATTTTATCACACACTCATAATTACATATTAGGTCGCATTATTTAACGGAACTGCTGAAGATCTGGCCCCTCAAAAGGGGGAGGTActgtacattaaaaagaTACCACTTTCACAAGTAGACGATTTACTTAAAAACTCACCGCATACTAAATCATGCCCGAAAATACTCGATTACATTAAACAATTTGTAAGTGAGGGCAGAATGGCCAACCTCAACGAGgccaaaataaaaaatttgtaacataatttaattaacgCATTCCAGTATTCGTTAAACCCACACTTTCAGTATCAACTGCGTACTTGTAGACTCCCGCGCAACGCGCTTATGATATTCCCTGCATATAGTTCATAGTTAACTGGTATAAAAGTCTgagaaattaaaatgttaacaCTAGTGGGCGTGACTGTGGTTTGACAAATAGAACTCCAGCATCAGTGTGCCAAATATAACGCCTCCGCCTGCCATGAAGGCGAGCCACTTGTACATGGCCGTCTTTTTGCACTTAATTTCGCAAAACAGCTCGTGCACTATTATCTCGAATCCTACGTAGACCAGCGTGCCTACGGCAACTGAGTTAAGGATCGCCACTGCCCTTATGTTCGCGTCCAAAATCATGGACCCTATCAGGACTCCGACAGGCGACCCTGCGCAGAAAATGGTAACCATGACTGTGATGAGCGTCTTGGAATTCCCCGCCATAAACGAGGCCAGGGCCATTCCCGCTGCCCACTTGTGGATCACAATTCCTAGGGTTATGAGCCACAGGTGCACCTCGTTCTTCTCAAGTCCGACCACAATGCCTAAAATTCAATTAATACTCCCATCGTCATGTGTCAACTGCCGAATAGCTGTTATAGCATTTCTATCACTGCCGGCTTACCTTCGAACACTGAGTGGATAAATAGTGCCAGTGTTATGCACAGTCCGTTGCACTCGCAAATCGGACACAGAAGCTTCTTTATTGTCGACAGGATGTGGCTGTGCGCGTGCCTATATCTTGAGCCTGTGGGATGCTTCGGCTTCTGTTCCGGGGACATGATTTCGATTTCCGTCGTCTTGAGCTCCTTGTCCACCAGCGCCTCCTCGTCCGAGACTGTGCAGCACTTCGTGTTGACCTTGCAATCGTTAAAGTCGGCGCAGCAAGGCGTTCCTACATTTTTGATTTCCACTTACACTTACTTCCGAACGAGAGTACTCTCTCGAGGAACAGCATGAACGAGAACGATATCAGCATCAACAGGAACGCCACGTTCAGCTTATTTTCGCGAATTTTAATGAACAGGTCTGCCGACGTGCAGTCTTCGACCGACTCCGGCAATATGTGCAGGAACGACATTGCCATGATCACTCCTACAAAACAACGTCAACTTTTCAACGTACCTCCTCCCAAACAGTTACATAGGCACATTATCGCCTCTCCGACTGACCTTCTTCTTTCAGGTccattttgtttaaatggtCTTTTGAGGATCGACGGGATTGCGCATCCGATTCCCGCTGAGAGTAGAAGGCAACATGACGACAATATTCTAGACAATACaatattcattattttccaATAGTTTACAGGATCCCAGAATATTGCGATACACGaacatataatttacacttgGGTGAAAACTGCCTTCAAAAGATTACTAAAACTGAAATTCTCCTAGCAGTGGCCCCACCTATCAGCAATCCGTCATTAAGTACACAGCGAATATTTTCTTTAGACTACACTTCTTTACAAAAATACCAATTCTTCTTGAACTCTAATGTCCATTTAGACGAATACGTTTATTAGTACTCtttaacataattttttacacagtatacacatataattttttttacaacTTTCTTCATACCTATTTATACCATTCACATTGATCCATTTTTATCTTGTTTgcaattttattaaatattctattgttaaaaatctattttgtttactcGAATTTCAGTTAATACAACATTACACTCTTAACATGATTCTacaatttacaattaattaattttgtacatcgttgttattttaaccattttaaaaacattttgatgattttttacttatatcttatattttttgctTTATTCACCAATGTATTTTGGCGAATTTTGTAATAACtcctacacattaatattttaattttgtttttattgttacttCTAACCGATTTCAACTATCACATACCCCGAATCATTTTATAAGTAACTGTACcaatttattgtttacacCCTTATGGATGACCCATACAATGAATCATTACTATCTGATGTACTGCCATTTTTAGATTCATTTGAAGATAATCAACTAGACAAAAGGCACTTGGAGCCAGAATGGGATGACCTTGAGACCAAACGATTCCATTTTGAGgataatactactactacacCTGATCCTAAACATGTAGAGTGCGTTTGCCAAACTTTCACATCCCTGCAGATTCAACGAGATCACTCCCTCTAAACTTCTCTCACTATCTGGGCCTGCTGGAAACCCTGAATCATCTCGCTCAAATGAAGACGCGTATGCTTATTcgtttaacaaatattaggTTCGATAGGCAGCAGGATGGGCCCATTGACATCTTTAACCCTCAATTTTGGGCTTCTGCGTTGAATTCTATAGATTACAGTGGTAAgtgtacacatatttacGGTTTTCAGATATCGATATTAGTAAATACAGTGACTATGACAAATCAAAGTCTGTTGGCGCCTTTCTAACTGAGAAGTTCAACATAGAAAAGATAATTCACAATAAGAGTGAACAAGTGTTCAAGGTAACCGGGAAAAAACTAGTTATTGTCTCTCAGTTGGACTGTCTAATCGTAATGATTGATTCACTGATAGTTGTTGAGCCAAATATTCTAATAGTTTTAAGGGTTAGTTTGAGAAGATTCCAtgtttttttgtaaaaacTACCTTTAGGACGAAACTGGTAAAATCACTGGAATCATGTACAAGGAGGATATCGATATTTACAGAAATGAGCTGGTACCGGGATGTGTAATGATACTGGTCGAGGTATCGCGAATTTCAGCTgattcttttaattttgtagGTGACGGTCTACTCTCCGATAGGCTGCGATCCCTATGTTATAATTTCAAAGGATAGCTTATCCAGAATACTCCCCAGCTATACGATTCAATACAAAGATTTTGGGTGAAAAATCGCCAAGGAATCTACTCAAAATCGCTTTAACCAAAAACccaaaattttatatataataaatttgttattttttacttgtGGATTGTATTgagtttacacatttatgttCTAGTTGTTGAGAGTGGGGAATGTTCTGTTTTAGCTCCATATATTTGGgctataatttaattttttaggGATATTTGTAGAGTATTTTTCTTGTTTATTCTCTGATTTCtttagatttaaattgtgtatattatgatCAgtcatttttgtttatacCTATCTTGTTGTTGTCAGTTTACTAGTAAAAGATCTGCCTTTTTTTACTCTTAGAAGGcgttaatatttttacaggagtgtaataacaatatcGCAACATCATTTACTCGATCTTCCTACAACATTAGCTTGAAATAGGTTGCATCATATCTTTCATACCAGATGGTCGATCAAGTTCATACGGATCGAACTTTTCGCTATTGGTGTGGAGGTAACTATGAACTGATACACGCGAGGCTATATAAACTTTTCGTTTTATCCAACAAACGTCTTTCTGGTCAATCTTCAGCCAATTTTAGCAATAAACTAATTCTTCCACGAAACGTCAAAAATAGCTCACACAAACAATATCCCACATGGGAAGAAACCGAATTTAATGACTTGAATCTTGttgattattatttgcTGTCACTAGAAGGTGGAGAGACTAAATCTTCGTCTCATCAGAAAGAAAACGCATCCGCCGATGTTGATTTCAGAAAGTTTAAGGAGGAGTTAGTCTCAGACTTAAAGAGTTTCAACTTCCACAAGCCCCGCACAGTGCCAAAAAGAAACCATTTGATAACCAGGGATGAGCTCTTGGAATACATAACGAAGAGGTTCAAGGACATGGAGCACAGCGTGGACAAGATCGATGAATACAGTACGATTTGCAACGTGAATCAGTTTCTTTGCTGCCATCTTTTGAAAGAAGGACTCGACTTCTATTCAACAAATAAATCACAACCAGAAACcgagtttaaaataatcgAGAATATGCTGTTCAGACAAACAATGTTTCAGCTGAAGACGATCCTACTGCTCATATCGTTCGTGAAAATATTTGAGTTCATGACAACAGACTTTCATCAGCGCTGCAAAGTGTTCCCGGAGGCAGAAGAAGTGCTGAAGCACTTGTCAGAAAAACAGTTGGTGAGGAACCTGTTCATTGCACTTCTGTCGTCAATGAACGAGTGCTACAGCCGCCACAAGGCACAAGCCGAACACTCACAAAGGACACAACAAAACCAATCGGCAGAAAATATGGATAATAGATACTCAGCAGATTTCGATCCCAACTTGCTGTTCAGGCACAGTACACACTACCTAAACACGCTCCTGGATGTGATCACCACGTACTTCATTACGTTTAATccgaaggaggaggagattAAGTGCCTGATGGTATTCCTGCCTCACGTGTACGACGTCAATAAGATGTACAACCTGCCTGAGATGTCGTTTTACCTGAAGTTCCTGTTTGAAGATTACTCCTGGGATAGCCTCAGCGGCTTCTATCCAATCTCGAGGAGCGATCTCTTCTTTTGTTTGACGACGAAAGAGTTTGATTCATCATGTAAAACGAATCTCACGCTGAAACTGAGCATTTTGCTGATGGTAATGCTGAACCCGAACATATACAGATACGACGGGGATTTCAAACTCTTTAGGATCGATGGAAGCATCCTTAAGCTCTTTAAGGACCACTCTGAAAGCCTGTTTTACAGAGGACTGATTGACGAAGCCTCGAGTTCGACGATGAATATGGACGACCTGATCCTAAGGATGGACGGGGAGGACCTAACTCTGAGGATGAACGTGGATGATGAGCCAGGACAGAGTTCGCTGGCAAACGCAGAGAAGTTGAAAGAGCTGAAGACAACCAGAGAAAAATACGCGGATGTGGAGTTGATGTTGGATTTTGTGATTTACGGAGCATACATGGACGACGCGAACAAGAAGTTGGAGTGTTTCAGCAATAACGTACTGGAAAAGTTCCTGAGTTACTGCAACAGCTTCACAGACAACACGGCGAATTTTGACACGGCCTACTATCAAGTATATATCAACATGCTCAAAATCGTTTTCACACCTCTATTTTTCGAAAAGAATCTCATGAGTGAGACGTGGTACAACCTTCTGCAGTACGAGGCTTCGTGCAAAGTAAAGCTGGAGAGTCTGATGAGAATGCCGGTCACCGACAAAATTAACACGGCTGTGTTCCGAGTGCCAGGGATTACCCTGATCCAGGTGCTCAACCTTTTCATTAAGGTGTACGATACCGAGAGCCCGGAACTGATGTTCAGGATGTTACAATCTATCGCCGAGTCGTACAACTCAATAATGCCCGAAAGGAGCTCAGTGCTGTATGCAGTGCACCTGAAGAGGTACAATGAGCGCTACTACAGGCACCACCCTGAGCCTGCAGGAGAGGGCGTCGTCGAAGAAGAGTCAGGAGTGCCCGGCACGAAAGCACGCCCAAGCGCCTCGATGGAAGAGGCCGAGGGCGACAGCATTAACCTGAACAGTTCTAACCCTGACCACATGCTCGCATTCCCGAACGCGGGGTTCAGCTGGCACGAACGCAACAGGGCACtgctggacctggtgaACCTGTGCTGCGAGAAGAACATGACGTTCGTGGAGGCGTATCCGAGACTGGTGGTCGAGCTCCTGAGGTTCACACTGCACCTGACGAAGTTCACAGCCATCGATGACAAAATACCACCGTTCCTCAACTCGGTCGCCTGCAGGGACCTGCACTTCCCAAGTTTGTTCAACAGGGTAGTTTCGCAGCTCAAGAGCCTGGTGAGAGGTGA
The sequence above is a segment of the Theileria orientalis strain Shintoku DNA, chromosome 3, complete genome genome. Coding sequences within it:
- a CDS encoding nucleoside diphosphate hydrolase — protein: MIDKSKIDSMPNSTEVICMVDKDDKEVGSCTRKEMRLYNEWHRISSTVLLSNPEDPHIFYHIRDLSKEYCPGYVDIAFGGVVSVGESYLENALREVHEECGLPLSEDNVVEIGYFPREDDLVKCHYKVFVALFNGTAEDLAPQKGEVLYIKKIPLSQVDDLLKNSPHTKSCPKILDYIKQFVSEGRMANLNEAKIKNL
- a CDS encoding zinc transport protein, whose amino-acid sequence is MNIVLSRILSSCCLLLSAGIGCAIPSILKRPFKQNGPERRRSVGEAIMCLCNCLGGGVIMAMSFLHILPESVEDCTSADLFIKIRENKLNVAFLLMLISFSFMLFLERVLSFGRTPCCADFNDCKVNTKCCTVSDEEALVDKELKTTEIEIMSPEQKPKHPTGSRYRHAHSHILSTIKKLLCPICECNGLCITLALFIHSVFEGIVVGLEKNEVHLWLITLGIVIHKWAAGMALASFMAGNSKTLITVMVTIFCAGSPVGVLIGSMILDANIRAVAILNSVAVGTLVYVGFEIIVHELFCEIKCKKTAMYKWLAFMAGGGVIFGTLMLEFYLSNHSHAH